The genomic segment TGGCTTTTCAAAAATCTTGGAGAAAAACAGGCTGTTGAGGAACAGCTTTTTGGTGCCATAGAAATAGGCCCGGAAATTGGGATTATCGCTGAACAGCACCACACTGCCCTGTCCGAGCCGTTCGGCCACCGCCATGGCCCGACCCGCCAGCTTGCGCTGATTTTCGGCGGAGGCATACCCGCTAAGCAGGGCGTTTTCCGGGATCTCCACCACTGTGGCGTATGGATTTTTCGGTCGCTCAAAGGCAATCAGCGTGTTGCGATGACTGGCAATATCCCGGCGGACATACCCATAACCAATGGGATGGGTGATATCCAGATCCCCAGCCATGATCGCCCCGCCGATAATTTCCAACGCCTCCAAGTCTTCCTTGTCGCCGTAATCCTGCCGCGCCGGGGGAGTGTCCTTTTCTGCTTCGTCTTTGGAAACAAGGGATGTTTCAAGCTCCAGAAGGTTTTCCCCCGCCCAGCGCGCGCCCTGACGCAACGCCACCAGCGTCCCGCCAGAACGGACCCAGTTATCCACTTTTTTCGTGATCGTCTCGTCTAAGGATTTATAGGAACCGCCCACCATGATGATATGGGTGTATCCGGACAGATCCAGCTTGCCCAGTTTCCGGCGATCATACAACACCACCGGCATTTTCATCTGGTGATCCAGCAGGTGCCAGACCTCGCCCGCATCATAGGCGCTCACCCCTTCTCCCACCAGCAGCAAAACCTTGGGTTTTGTGAGCGCCGCATGATACGGACTGCCCAGGTCCATGCCCGCCATCGGGGTATGGGAACTGTCCAGCGCGTAAACCGGGATCCCGTCCTCACGGGCGATGGTGCGGACCAGCTCATGAATCCTCTCGACATCCTGCCCGGCCTGCCAGCCCACCGGCACCACAATACTGCCCCGGCCCATCTCTTTCACACCATTCCCGGTGGTGATTTTGAAGGGTTTGGTGGCCACGCGCGCATTAACCCCCGCCTTAAGCAGCCGGTACAGCGCCCGCGGGGCGTAATACGGGCTCCAGGAAAAGACATAACCACTGCGGGCCTTTTCCGGCGCCGGCATTACAGGAAATTCCGCCCGGGCCTCCTGGCCCAGCGTATAAGACCGTCCCTTGACCGGCGTATAGTCCAGACCGAAGGCCAGCGGCAGAGTCCAGCCGGACACGTCATAAAAAGTATTGTTCTCAAAGGTAGTGATCTTTTCGAAAATACCCTTGATCAGGCGATACTGATCCTGACCGGTTTCCACCACATAGGAATTGACGGCCCGGAAAAGCTTGCCGTTCACTTTCAGGTCCCGGCCCAACCGATAAGTCCGAATTTGATGCCGTTCCAGAAGATCCAAAAAATGGTAGGCCCGCGCCGAATCCTCGGGCACGGCAAAAACATATGCCTTGATATCGTCGCGGGCCGCCAGCTTGCGGGTCTCGCGCACAAACTCCCGCTGATAATTCAGCAAGTCCTGCCGCATATCCGCGGCGGATTTCAGAAGCGCCAGGCTGGTGCGGAACTGGGTGCGGATATTGTCCCGGAAAGACAGAATGCCATAAGGCGTTTCCAGCAGCCCATTGGTGCGCGCCTGTTCAAACAGGATTCCGATGCTGCCGTTGACATGAGGATAGGTGGAGCCTTTGCCAATATAGAAGTTATCATAGGATTCTTCGTTGAAATACAGGCGGGATTCGTTGTCCATAAAGGCGCGCGGCCCATCCACCACCTTGTTCAGCAACTGCATGGACTTTTCCGGAATCAACGGAAAGATGCGGTCCGGGGCACCGGGATGAAAATAATAGGTCTTGTGAGAGCCCATTTCATGATAATCGGCCAGTATGCTGGGTTTCCATTCGTGGAATTTGGCGACCCAGCCCTTGGGCTCCGGATGCTGCAACAACAACCATTGCCGGTTGAGATCGAACCAGTAATGGTTGGTGCGCCCACCCGGCCAGAAGGTATTGTGGATGCGGGCGTTGGGATCGGTCACCGGCACATCCGCCCCGTGCATCCAGTTCCAGGCGGACTGGCGGCTGCTGCCGTCCGGATTGAAGGAGGCGGTGAGCAAAATCACGCTGTTTTTCAGAAGCCGGTCGATTTCCGCCCCTTGAGCCGCCGCCAGATGATAAGCTACAGGCATGGCGGCGTCGGTGGAGCTGACCTCGGCCCCGTGAACCCCATAATTAAGCCAACTGATGACCGGCGTATCTGGCCCTACCTGCTGCTCCGACTCCGGATCCCTCAGCGCCAAATGGGCCTGTCTGATTTCCTCAAGGCGGGCATGATTTTCCGGCGCCGTGATGGTGAGCGTGACAATGGGACGCTTTTCATGGCTATAAGCGATAATTTCAGAAGATACCCGATCGGAAACTTCCGCCAGTTTCAGCAAATACTGCACCAGCAGATCATTACGGGTAATACGATATCCCAGTTCATGGCCAATAAACGCCTTCGGCGTGGGAATGGCCGGATCATAGGTCACGCCTTGCGGATAAAAACTTTTGTCCCGGGCGGTTTGTGCCTGCGCCCCCACACCGGCGCTGACAACCAGAACAAGGCTGGCGATCACACTAAACAGTATTCGACTGATTTTTCCCATCGTTACAGAACCTTTTATCGGTATTTACATGACTTATTGTTGTTTTTTAAGGGCTTTGCCCGCTAGCATGCCTGTATATCGGCCCTTGTCAATAACAACCTGTCCATTGACCAGCAGCCATTCGACTCCCTCACTCAGTTTTTCCGGCGCCAGATAATCGGCTTTGGGTCGAAACCGGTCCGGATCGAAAATCACGATATCCGCCGCATATCCAGGCGCCAGATATCCCCGGTCCCTAAGCCCGAAAGTCTCCGCTGCAAATCCGCTGCTGCGATAAATAAAATCGGGCAGGGAAAGCAGATGCTCATCGGCCACATAGGTGGCGTATTTTTTCGGGAAGCTGGCATATTTTCGCGGATGCCCCGTGCTGCCATCGGACGAGGTCATCACCCAGGGCTGTACCATGAACCGGCGGATATCTTCCGCCGTCATGTTGAAACTGGCCACCCGGGCATTGCCGGAAAGGACAATATCCAGCGCCACACTCACCGGATCTTTCCCCTGTTGCGCAGCAATTTCCGCCAGGGTGCGGCCGCGCAGATCGGGCCGGCGCGGATCGGTAATCAACAGGGAATGTGCCCCGCCACGTCGGCGCAGATTATCGGTCATCTCGGCCCGGATGCGCTCTGCAAGAGCCGGATCCCTGAGCCGTTCATGGTATTTTTCGGTCGATCCGGCCATCACCCAGCGCGGAATGAGCGCCCCGGCGATGCTGGTGCCGGAAGCGGTCCAGGGATACTGGTCGGCGGTCACCCGAAGGCCATCCGCCCGCGCTTGTTCCACCATCGTAATGATTTCGCGGCTTTTGCCCCAGACATCCGCGCCCAACGCCTTGAGGTGGGCGATATGGACCGGTAGACCGGCGGCCCGGCCCACCTCAATCACTTCCCGAATGGCCGCCACAAGACCAATGTTGTAACTGCTTTCATCCCGGATATGGCTGTCATAAACACCGCCATATTGCCCTGCCACGCGCGCCAGGGCGACAACCTCCTCGGTGGTGGCGTAATTGCCGGGCACGTAATAAAGCCCGGTGGACAGGCCCAGCGCCCCCTCGCCCATGGCCCGGGCCACAAGTTTTTCCATACGGTCCAGTTCCGCAGGCGTCGCGGTCCGGTTTTCAGTGCCCATAACGGCACGCCGCACACTGCCATGTCCCACATACAGCGCCACATTGGTGCCAATGCCCTGGCTTTCATAAAAGGCGAGACGTTCTCCCACATTGACCGGCCCCCCGCCATCATTGCCACAAAAGACGGTCGTCACCCCCTGGGTCAGATAGTTGAGATTGGCCTTGCCGTTTTCCTGATCCAGATCGCCGCAGGCATGGGTGTGAGGGTCGATAAAACCGGGGGCGACAACCTTCTCCCCCGCCTCTATAATCCTGCGGGGCGCCAGCCCCTCGGGCAGGGTCGGACCACGATAGATGACTTGACCCTCATGCACCACAATCACGCCCTTTTCCGGCGCGCCGCCCTCTCCGGCATAAATGCGGCCGCCCCGGATCAGCAGATCAACCGGCCGAGCGGTGGCTGGTTTCCGGGGGCCGGTCTGACCGGCTTTGCGGGCGGCCAACATGAGTTTCATCATTTCCTCGGCCGCGACCACCGCCTGCCGACGCAATCCGGCCCGATCCGCCGTATCGGCAACTTCATAAGTGATGGCGGGCACTCCGAACCGACTATATACATAATTTTTCAGGGTCGGCTTGCCGGTTTGTTTACGCGGTTCCAAGGCTAAGGGCTGATCCGGCAGGCGTTTGCGAATGGCGTGATGCCATTGCCGGGCGAAATCTTCGGGGCGGGTCTTGTCTTCGGCCGCCTGAACATATAACAGGCTGTCCCAGGTGGAATGAAAGTCCAGCACCAGCGCCAATTGCCCGCCTTCCTCCGCCGCGAGCCGGTCCAGTTCCGCCTTGACAAGTTGCGTTTCCGGTTGAGTAAACGGTCCCCAATCCCGATTCAGATCCTTGCCCCGGGCATTGCTGCGCCAATGGCCGGACGCCACCCCGTCCGGATTGAGATTGGGCACGGCCACAATGCGGAAATTCTGGCGGAACTCCCGGGCCAGGGTGGAGTCTCCAAATACTGTTTCCGTAAACGCCAGCATGGCCTGCGCCCCGGTCACTTCCGGCGGATGCTGCCGGCCGATCAACAAAATGGTCTGCGCATCATCTTTATCCGGACGGTTTTCCAGTTTGAAGATTTCCCGTCCTTCACTGGATCGGCCCAGCCGGCTAAGCTCAAGGTCCGGCTTTTCCACCAGTTTCTCCTGCCACAGCATATAGTGCCGGTTGGTGAGAAGTTCCTGCGCGGCAACCCAGAGCGGTGCCTGATCCAGATCCAGAGTCATGGTGACCTGCCGCCCGTCATGTCGTACCGAAACATCCTTGTCCGGCAACCGTCGCCAGTTCTGGCCATCCCGGCTGACCTTGGGCCGATAACGATGTTTGCCCGCCGCGTAGTCCAGGGTCACTGTGATGGTTTGCGATGTTGCAGAATCAATACGGAAAGCATACCAGGGGCTGGGGTTGACGGGCTTCACTTCGGGCCGGATCAGGAGCCGGTAGCCCATCGCCGTCTTTTCACAGGCCGACAGCCGGGCCCCAGGAAAATCCGCGTGAAAGGCGATATCGCCGAAGGCGCACCCCTCAAGCGGCGCAGCCGGCGCCGACAATGCCGCTGCTGCATAGAGGATAATCCCCCCCAGACCCCGCATAACAACAGCCCGGACGAATGAGGGCTTCGTGACAATCCCTGATCTTTTCATCTGTTCCCCCTGTTTGATCTGTATCCTGTCTTTTGTGTGTCTTGTCTTATGTGCAATGGCGTGGGCGCCGCCCCCAAAAGGTGAAGAAAAAGGTGGCGATGGGAATCGCCACCCCAAAGTATACAAGATGCCTCTGATGACAAAGATCATCTTGTCAGACTTAGAAGTTCGCTCTCACTGACGCATAAAAGAACCGGCCTTCGGCGCTATGCAGGCTGGCCTCATAGCCATAGGTTTCATCCGTGACCGGCGGCTGTTTGTCAAAGATGTTCCTCACGCCGAGACGGATGCGGGTGCCTTCCAGCGTCCCTTCGTCAAAGGTGTACTGACCATAGAGGCTGAACGTCATCCAGTCATCCACCCGGAAGAATTCCTTGGTTTCATCCTGCTGCACGGAGGTATCGAAAAATGCCCCGACATATTTGCCGTACAGTCCCGCGCCCCAGTTGTCATACCGCCAGGTGATGGTCCCGGTGGCCTGCCATTTCGGCCGCCCATCCATTTCGATCAGATCGCCGGAATCCGCAACCACAATACCCAGCGCAGAGAGACGTTTCTCCGGCTCGGACGGTTCCTGGAACGCGGTGATCAGATAAGCTGCATTCACCTTGAAGCGGAAGTCGCCAAGCGGGGTATCATGCAGATTGTAATAGGCCCCCAGATCCAGCCCCTCCGTCGTGCGGGCATTCAGATTCTGGAACTGGCCGATCACTTCAATAATATCGCCCACCGGTGCCAGTCCGGACCCGGCATAAAAGTCGATATCGTCCTGGGTCACCTCGTCGCGGATGACAAAGTCGCTGGCCCCACCTTCCAGACGGTCGGCAAAATCCAGCGCCGCAATGGCATCGGCATCCAAAATGCCCACAAGGCCGTCCTGCTCAACCCGCCAATAATCTATGGTCAGGGTCAGGTCCTCGGCAAATTCCGGTGTGAACACCGCCCCGATGGTATAGTTCACATCATTTTCGGGCTCCAGATCTTCATTGCCAAGACGCACATTGGTCACGCTATCATTGCCGCTACAGGTCAGAATATCGTCCCGATCGCCCTTATTGACTTCGGCCTGGCAGCGATAAAAATCGTCTACCGTGGTCTGACGGGTAATTCTCTGGGTATGCAGCTGTTCCAGATTGGGGGCACGGAACCCTTCGGAATAGGCGGCGCGGACCTGCATCCAGGTGGTCGGGAACCAGGACAGGGCGAATTTCGGTTTAAACACGCTGCCTACATCGGAATAATGTTCAAACCGACCGGCAAGCTGCAGATCCAGACTGCGCACCAGCGGAATGTCCATGTCTTCATTCACCAGCGGCACGGCCAGTTCGGCAAAGGCGGAAAACACCTCCCTTGCCCCTTCAGCGTCCGGCGTATCGCTGGAGCCGACCACATCCGACCTGTTGACCAGTTCGCCGGTCACCTGATCCACAAAGGTGATGGTCCCGTCAAGACGATCATCCCGATCGTCCAGGAAAGTCTCGCGACGTCCTTCAACCCCGAGCGCGATGCCCACACTGCCGGCCCACAACTCGGTCAGATCCGGATTCGAGAGCTTGAAGTCCGCCAGTGCCAAGGTGGTTTTGCTGAAACGCGTTACGTCAATCAGAAAACTGTTGATGGTGTCCGGATCGTTGGGGGTCGCGTCTCCCACATTGACATTGTTCGGATCACCCCCATTAAACGGGTTATAGGCTGAAGGATCGGTGCGGTTGATGGCCTGTTGCAGCAGAGAGCTGCTGACCCGGTTATGGGTGGTGTCCAGGGTGGTGGCTTCCGAATAAAGCACCGCACTGTCCCAGTCCCAGGTGCCGAACGTGCCGCGCAGCCCGGCCAGGGTACGGAAGGTTTCGTTATCCACGTCAATTTCTCGCACCCCGGCATCCACCACGCGGTAGCGGGTCATTTCGATATCCAGTCCTTCGGCCGGAATGTCAAAGCCGTCTACCCGGTTCGGATTTCCAACCGCGCCGAGCGGATTCCAGTAGGCATCCTTGGAAATGGTGATCGGTGCCGAACTCAGCATGGCGCTTTCCGCCCGGTTTTTGGTGGATTCGGCCCGGTAATAGCTCAACTCGCTGTAAAATTCCAGACCGCTGTCGAATTCGTGATTAATGAACACGAACGCATTGCCCCGTTCCGTGTCGGGAATCATCTGACGGGAGGTGTTGGTGTCAAACCGCTGATCCCGGCTGATGGTGCCGCTGTCGATACACAGGCCGCCTGGCAACACGCAGTCCTGATTGCTGTCTTCGGGATCCACGGGTTCAATATGGAAAACTCCGCCTGACGTGGTCAGCCCGGGAACGCCCTGCGATGCCTCGAAACGTCCCCAGGGCGTTGTCGTGGACCGGTTGTCAAACTGGGTATCGCCGGCAAATTCCGTATCCTCAAAGAAGGGCCGCCGGTCCGCCGACGCGGAAAAAGGCAATTCACTGGCATCAACTCCCGTGCCTTTGTAATAGTTCAACGCCAGGGAAATATTGGTCTTGTCCTCATTAAGGTTCCAGCCTCCCAGGAAATCGGCCTTGAATTTGGATCGGCTAGTGTTTTCCGCTTCGCCATATTCCACATTCACGCGATAGCCTTCAAAGTTGTCTTGCATAACCGTATTGACCACGCCGGCCACCGCGTCGGTGCCGTAAATGGCAGCGGCGCCGTCATGCAGAACCTCGACCCGCTGGATTCCAGACACCGGAATGGTGTTCACATTCACGGTGGTCACAGGCACGGAATCTTCCGTCTGGGTGCCGGGATGCTGCACCAGACGGCGGCCATTGAGCAACACCAGCGTATTTCCGGTTCCAATACCACGCAAATTGATGGAAGCCACATCCCCGCGTGCCGCGTTCACCCCGCCGCTGACCGTGTCTGTCCCGTTAAAATTGATATTGCCGTTGGATGGCAGGGAGCTGAACAGTTCCGACCCAGAGGTGGCGGCAATGGCGTCAATATCTTCCTGACGGATCAGGGAAACCGGCAAAGAGTCCGTCACCTTGGCGCCCTTGATCTGGGACCCAACAACGATCACTTCTTCCAGTTCCGTCGCTTCATCGACCATTGCCACCTGCTGGAGCTGTTCTTGCTCCTGTTCTTGTTCCAAGGCCTGGGCCTGGGCGGCAGCAAATCCCATACCGCAGACCGACGCCAGCAGCACAGAGGTGAGAGTCCTGTATCCGGATTTGTTGTGTTCTGGTTTATTGCTCATTGTAGCGTGTTTCCTCCATTTTCGGATAAGCTGAATTTTTGTGGCGACGGCCTGAGCGCGGCGCGCGAACTTTTACCGAATTCTGTTATCGCCGATCCGCTCAGCACATACCAATAATAGTCGTTTTGTTTTCCATAACCTCAGGTTATGACATGCAGGCCAGCGGCGCATCAGACAGCCCCTCCGGCCCCGCTTCCCCACAAACCGGTCGGCAGGGGGCCGATGATGCCATCTTGGATACTCAAGCCCGGGGTGCGGTCCCGGGCCATCCACAACGGCCCGTCCAGATCTACAAAATCCGCATCATGCGCCAGCATCAAGGCCGGCGCCATGGCCAGCGAGGTGCCAACCATACAGCCGACCATAATCCCGAACCCCATTTTCCGGGCCTGTTTCTTCAGCGCCAGCGCCTCGGTAAGCCCGCCGCTTTTGTCCAGTTTGATATTGATGACCTGATATTTGTCCTTGAGCCCCGCCAGATCCTGTCGCGTGTGACAGGATTCATCAGCACACACTGGCACCTGTCCCTGAAACTCCGCCAGACCGTCATCTTGTTCCGCTGGCAAAGGCTGCTCCAGGAGATCCACCCCCAGCGCCGCCAGCGGGGCGTCCACCTCGCGCAGGACATCCATGTCCCAGCTTTCATTGGGATCAAGGATCAGCCGTGCCTTTGGCGCAGCCTTACGGATCGCGCTCACTCTGGCAATGATGTCCTCCCGATCCAGCTTCACTTTAAGCAGCGGACAATGGCGCAGCCGGGCGGCTTTTTCCGCCATCCTTTCCGCACTATCGATGCCCAGAGTGACGGCCGTAACCACCTTCTGGTTCTCAGGCACCTCCAGCAGGCGTGCCACCGTCGTGCCTTTCCAGCGGGCCTGTTGGTCCCACATGGCGCAATCCAGCGCATTGCGTGCCGCCCCCGCCGGCAGACTGTCCAGAAGATCCTCGCGGCTGAGTCCCCCCGCCAGGTCATCCCGCAGCCTTTCCACCGCCTCGAGAACCGTCTCCACGGTCTCGTCATAACGGGCATAGGGCACAGCCTCGCCGCGTCCGCGCACGCCCAGACAGTCGAGCATTGCCACCACCACCTGTGCCTCGGTCTTCACCCCGCGGGAAATCCTGAATGGCGCCACCAGCGGCCAGGTTTCGGACATGACAAACAGTTTCTGCTCCATATTACCGGTCACCTCCGTCAAGGCCGTCCACAATTGCCGCCACCCCAAAACGTAGCGGGTCCACGCACGGCACCCCAAATTCCCGGGCATAACGGGCGCAGATGTCCCGGGCTTCCGCTTCCGACACGGCGGAACTGTTGAGCGCAAGGCCCCCCAGCCGCACCCGGGGATTGGTCCGGGCCGCCAGTTTCAGGTTCAGCTCTATCACCTCTCCCAGCGGCGGCACATCATAATCGGGCAGCCCCCGCATATGCGCACGCCCCAGTTCATGACACAATACGATTACATCCGCCTGCGCTCCGTGCAGCAGGCCCAGACTGACCCCGGCATAAGACGGATGAAACAGCGACCCCTGTCCTTCAATCAGGTCCCAGTGGTCCTCCTCTTGGGCCGGGGAAAGATGCTCCACGGCTCCGGAAATAAAATCGGCCACCACGGCATCCACGGACAGGCCGCTGCCCGCAATCAGGATACCAGTCTGGCCGGTCGCCCGGAAGTCCACCTTCATACCGCGGGCCCGCATTTCCTTTTCCAACGCCAGCGTCGTGTACATCTTGCCGACGGAACAGTCCGTGCCCACTGTCAAAAGCCGCCGGCCGGAACGGCGGGCCCCGGTGCCCACGCCCAGCGGAATTTGCGGATGACGCACGTCAAAAATATGGCGCCCCAGCGCAGCCGCCCGGTCACGAATTTCCGGAATATCCGCGAGCTTCTGGTGCAGGCCGCTGGCCACATCCAGGCCAGCCTCAAGCGCCTCAAGCACCACGGCGATCCAGCGCTCGGACAACACGCCCCCGGCATTGGCCAGGCCGAGAATAAAGGTCCTGGCCCCCCGGGCTGCCGCCTCTTTGACGTCAAGCTGCGGCAGCCCTAGGCTTATTTCGCATCCCTCCAACCGCACCTCGCCCACACATTTTTCGGGCCGCCATTGGGCAATCCCGCGCGAGGTTTTCACAGAAAGAGGATCTTTTGCATCACCCAGAAACAACAGATAAGGTGCAGCAATTTCCATAATATGATCAGTCCTTATAATTTTTTGTTGATGATTTATGTTATTTGCCCGCCGCCAGCGGCAGAAGGCGACCCAATATCGTCAGTTTTGTTATGTTATTGTCCGGTTTTTCCGTCCGCAGATAATCAGCCCGCGTAATGGCAACAGGGGCCCGTTCAGAAGAGTCGGCTTCCGGGGTCATCTCTCCATCGACCCCGAACCATTCCACCAGCGCCAGATCATCCAGATACACCATCCCCCCACGATCCAGCTCAACCACCGGCATGAACCCGCGTATGCGACTGTCCGGCAGCCTGAAATCCAGGGCAAAAGGCTGCCAGCCAGACCGGGCCAGGGTCACCTGGCCCACCACATCACCGGCGGGCTGCCGTAAGGCCCTGGCGCGGGAGCTGCCGTTCTCCCACAATTTAAGTTTGACGCTCAGACGCTGCCCGGGCTGTCCGTATACGTAACCGACAAGGCTGAGACGGGCCCCCTCGGCAAAATTCATCCGCCGCAGAAAGGACCTCGGTTCCAGCTGCGCCCCCTTACCGGAAAGCTGATACGCCCAGACGCCGCGATGGACTTGTTCCTGGGTGAACCGGCCCGCGCCGGTGTCCCGCCAGCTGCGATCCTCAAGACCCCACAGGCCCTGTTGCTCAAAATCCCCGAAATACATATGGTTGTGTCCCAGCAGAAAGGGCAGGCGTTGCCCAGCTTCCCCGTCAATCCGGACCGGAAAAATCAGCGGGACGGAAAAACCGGTGCGCTCCGGACTCTGCGCGGCGGCCATGGCGATAATGCCGGTGGACGGCACCCCAACCTCCAGCCGCGTCACGGGAATACTGTCCGGCTGCTGGGGCAGGATCACGCCATGCCCTCCGGAGCGCCCCATTATCAGCCCGTTTTCCCCAGACAGGCTGGCCAGCCGGCGCAATACGGTCCGACGCACCTGTCCCACCGCCGGCGTCGGGCGATAGTTTTTGAGATAAAGCGGCACCACCTCCGCCCGGTGAAAGTGCTCCCCATCCATCCACACATAAAGCAGCAGGGACGGAAAAGTTTCATACCGGTATTGATCAAACACAAAATTTCCCAGGGAATAGGCCAGAAGCTTGCCTTTATACAGATCGAAACCCTG from the Luteithermobacter gelatinilyticus genome contains:
- a CDS encoding M14 family zinc carboxypeptidase, whose translation is MGKISRILFSVIASLVLVVSAGVGAQAQTARDKSFYPQGVTYDPAIPTPKAFIGHELGYRITRNDLLVQYLLKLAEVSDRVSSEIIAYSHEKRPIVTLTITAPENHARLEEIRQAHLALRDPESEQQVGPDTPVISWLNYGVHGAEVSSTDAAMPVAYHLAAAQGAEIDRLLKNSVILLTASFNPDGSSRQSAWNWMHGADVPVTDPNARIHNTFWPGGRTNHYWFDLNRQWLLLQHPEPKGWVAKFHEWKPSILADYHEMGSHKTYYFHPGAPDRIFPLIPEKSMQLLNKVVDGPRAFMDNESRLYFNEESYDNFYIGKGSTYPHVNGSIGILFEQARTNGLLETPYGILSFRDNIRTQFRTSLALLKSAADMRQDLLNYQREFVRETRKLAARDDIKAYVFAVPEDSARAYHFLDLLERHQIRTYRLGRDLKVNGKLFRAVNSYVVETGQDQYRLIKGIFEKITTFENNTFYDVSGWTLPLAFGLDYTPVKGRSYTLGQEARAEFPVMPAPEKARSGYVFSWSPYYAPRALYRLLKAGVNARVATKPFKITTGNGVKEMGRGSIVVPVGWQAGQDVERIHELVRTIAREDGIPVYALDSSHTPMAGMDLGSPYHAALTKPKVLLLVGEGVSAYDAGEVWHLLDHQMKMPVVLYDRRKLGKLDLSGYTHIIMVGGSYKSLDETITKKVDNWVRSGGTLVALRQGARWAGENLLELETSLVSKDEAEKDTPPARQDYGDKEDLEALEIIGGAIMAGDLDITHPIGYGYVRRDIASHRNTLIAFERPKNPYATVVEIPENALLSGYASAENQRKLAGRAMAVAERLGQGSVVLFSDNPNFRAYFYGTKKLFLNSLFFSKIFEKPKDPS
- a CDS encoding M14-type cytosolic carboxypeptidase; amino-acid sequence: MKRSGIVTKPSFVRAVVMRGLGGIILYAAAALSAPAAPLEGCAFGDIAFHADFPGARLSACEKTAMGYRLLIRPEVKPVNPSPWYAFRIDSATSQTITVTLDYAAGKHRYRPKVSRDGQNWRRLPDKDVSVRHDGRQVTMTLDLDQAPLWVAAQELLTNRHYMLWQEKLVEKPDLELSRLGRSSEGREIFKLENRPDKDDAQTILLIGRQHPPEVTGAQAMLAFTETVFGDSTLAREFRQNFRIVAVPNLNPDGVASGHWRSNARGKDLNRDWGPFTQPETQLVKAELDRLAAEEGGQLALVLDFHSTWDSLLYVQAAEDKTRPEDFARQWHHAIRKRLPDQPLALEPRKQTGKPTLKNYVYSRFGVPAITYEVADTADRAGLRRQAVVAAEEMMKLMLAARKAGQTGPRKPATARPVDLLIRGGRIYAGEGGAPEKGVIVVHEGQVIYRGPTLPEGLAPRRIIEAGEKVVAPGFIDPHTHACGDLDQENGKANLNYLTQGVTTVFCGNDGGGPVNVGERLAFYESQGIGTNVALYVGHGSVRRAVMGTENRTATPAELDRMEKLVARAMGEGALGLSTGLYYVPGNYATTEEVVALARVAGQYGGVYDSHIRDESSYNIGLVAAIREVIEVGRAAGLPVHIAHLKALGADVWGKSREIITMVEQARADGLRVTADQYPWTASGTSIAGALIPRWVMAGSTEKYHERLRDPALAERIRAEMTDNLRRRGGAHSLLITDPRRPDLRGRTLAEIAAQQGKDPVSVALDIVLSGNARVASFNMTAEDIRRFMVQPWVMTSSDGSTGHPRKYASFPKKYATYVADEHLLSLPDFIYRSSGFAAETFGLRDRGYLAPGYAADIVIFDPDRFRPKADYLAPEKLSEGVEWLLVNGQVVIDKGRYTGMLAGKALKKQQ
- a CDS encoding TonB-dependent receptor domain-containing protein yields the protein MSNKPEHNKSGYRTLTSVLLASVCGMGFAAAQAQALEQEQEQEQLQQVAMVDEATELEEVIVVGSQIKGAKVTDSLPVSLIRQEDIDAIAATSGSELFSSLPSNGNINFNGTDTVSGGVNAARGDVASINLRGIGTGNTLVLLNGRRLVQHPGTQTEDSVPVTTVNVNTIPVSGIQRVEVLHDGAAAIYGTDAVAGVVNTVMQDNFEGYRVNVEYGEAENTSRSKFKADFLGGWNLNEDKTNISLALNYYKGTGVDASELPFSASADRRPFFEDTEFAGDTQFDNRSTTTPWGRFEASQGVPGLTTSGGVFHIEPVDPEDSNQDCVLPGGLCIDSGTISRDQRFDTNTSRQMIPDTERGNAFVFINHEFDSGLEFYSELSYYRAESTKNRAESAMLSSAPITISKDAYWNPLGAVGNPNRVDGFDIPAEGLDIEMTRYRVVDAGVREIDVDNETFRTLAGLRGTFGTWDWDSAVLYSEATTLDTTHNRVSSSLLQQAINRTDPSAYNPFNGGDPNNVNVGDATPNDPDTINSFLIDVTRFSKTTLALADFKLSNPDLTELWAGSVGIALGVEGRRETFLDDRDDRLDGTITFVDQVTGELVNRSDVVGSSDTPDAEGAREVFSAFAELAVPLVNEDMDIPLVRSLDLQLAGRFEHYSDVGSVFKPKFALSWFPTTWMQVRAAYSEGFRAPNLEQLHTQRITRQTTVDDFYRCQAEVNKGDRDDILTCSGNDSVTNVRLGNEDLEPENDVNYTIGAVFTPEFAEDLTLTIDYWRVEQDGLVGILDADAIAALDFADRLEGGASDFVIRDEVTQDDIDFYAGSGLAPVGDIIEVIGQFQNLNARTTEGLDLGAYYNLHDTPLGDFRFKVNAAYLITAFQEPSEPEKRLSALGIVVADSGDLIEMDGRPKWQATGTITWRYDNWGAGLYGKYVGAFFDTSVQQDETKEFFRVDDWMTFSLYGQYTFDEGTLEGTRIRLGVRNIFDKQPPVTDETYGYEASLHSAEGRFFYASVRANF
- the dgcA gene encoding N-acetyl-D-Glu racemase DgcA; its protein translation is MEQKLFVMSETWPLVAPFRISRGVKTEAQVVVAMLDCLGVRGRGEAVPYARYDETVETVLEAVERLRDDLAGGLSREDLLDSLPAGAARNALDCAMWDQQARWKGTTVARLLEVPENQKVVTAVTLGIDSAERMAEKAARLRHCPLLKVKLDREDIIARVSAIRKAAPKARLILDPNESWDMDVLREVDAPLAALGVDLLEQPLPAEQDDGLAEFQGQVPVCADESCHTRQDLAGLKDKYQVINIKLDKSGGLTEALALKKQARKMGFGIMVGCMVGTSLAMAPALMLAHDADFVDLDGPLWMARDRTPGLSIQDGIIGPLPTGLWGSGAGGAV
- the dgcN gene encoding N-acetyltransferase DgcN, whose translation is MEIAAPYLLFLGDAKDPLSVKTSRGIAQWRPEKCVGEVRLEGCEISLGLPQLDVKEAAARGARTFILGLANAGGVLSERWIAVVLEALEAGLDVASGLHQKLADIPEIRDRAAALGRHIFDVRHPQIPLGVGTGARRSGRRLLTVGTDCSVGKMYTTLALEKEMRARGMKVDFRATGQTGILIAGSGLSVDAVVADFISGAVEHLSPAQEEDHWDLIEGQGSLFHPSYAGVSLGLLHGAQADVIVLCHELGRAHMRGLPDYDVPPLGEVIELNLKLAARTNPRVRLGGLALNSSAVSEAEARDICARYAREFGVPCVDPLRFGVAAIVDGLDGGDR